Proteins encoded in a region of the Nitrospira sp. genome:
- a CDS encoding glycosyl transferase encodes MSDFHQNGVVTVLHRLGRPNLEQLEAELQRHASTNPIALVLPSLYSELQRPALRKIVETLTEVRYVNEIVISLDRASALEFRLAKEYFSILPQRVRVIWNDGSRIQQILKRLTDNAIDVGLAGKGRGCWTAFGYVLARHQSKVLALHDCDIVSYDRQYLARLCYPIANPNLGYEFAKGYYSRITDRLHGRVTRLFMTPLLRSLQQLVGTHPLLTFLDSFRYPLAGEFAMVSDLAWINRIPGDWGLEVGVLAEVYRNCALRRVCQVDIADAYEHKHQELSADNPDAGLLKMSADITKALFRNLASDGVILSDGLLKTLRATYLQAAQDAISRYENDAMINSLQFDRHQERTAVEVFLKGMKLATQSFIEDPLGVPMISNWSRVVAAVPDVFGLLIEAVESDHEWEPAGELAHGDHHTPLTRVS; translated from the coding sequence ATGTCAGACTTCCATCAAAACGGCGTTGTGACCGTGCTCCACCGCCTCGGACGGCCGAACCTCGAACAACTGGAGGCGGAACTTCAGCGGCACGCATCGACGAATCCGATTGCCCTGGTCCTCCCTTCCCTCTACTCAGAGCTCCAGCGACCGGCGCTCAGGAAGATTGTCGAGACGCTGACCGAGGTGCGTTATGTGAACGAGATCGTCATCTCTCTGGACCGGGCTTCGGCGCTGGAGTTCCGCTTGGCCAAAGAATACTTCTCGATTCTCCCGCAGCGCGTCCGGGTAATCTGGAACGACGGAAGCCGCATTCAGCAGATCTTGAAGCGCCTGACCGACAATGCCATCGATGTCGGCCTGGCCGGCAAAGGTCGCGGCTGCTGGACCGCCTTCGGATATGTACTCGCCCGCCACCAAAGCAAAGTGCTCGCCCTGCACGATTGCGATATTGTGAGCTATGACCGGCAGTACCTCGCCCGGCTCTGCTATCCCATCGCCAACCCCAATCTTGGATACGAATTCGCCAAAGGCTACTACAGCCGCATTACCGACCGGCTGCATGGCCGCGTGACCCGGCTCTTCATGACTCCGCTCCTCCGCAGCCTCCAGCAGCTGGTCGGCACACATCCCCTCCTGACTTTTCTTGATAGCTTCCGCTATCCGCTTGCCGGGGAATTCGCCATGGTCAGCGATCTCGCCTGGATCAACCGCATTCCGGGAGATTGGGGCCTCGAAGTGGGTGTTCTCGCCGAGGTGTACCGCAACTGCGCGCTCCGCCGCGTCTGCCAGGTCGACATCGCCGACGCCTACGAGCATAAGCACCAGGAACTCTCGGCGGATAATCCTGATGCCGGGCTGTTAAAAATGTCGGCCGACATTACCAAGGCCCTCTTCAGAAATTTGGCCAGCGACGGCGTCATTCTCTCCGACGGCCTGCTGAAAACCCTCAGAGCCACCTACCTTCAAGCCGCGCAGGATGCGATCAGCCGCTACGAAAACGACGCGATGATCAACTCCCTCCAGTTCGATCGCCACCAGGAACGCACCGCCGTCGAAGTATTTCTGAAAGGCATGAAGCTCGCTACTCAGAGTTTCATCGAAGATCCGCTCGGTGTCCCCATGATCTCCAACTGGAGCCGCGTGGTGGCCGCGGTCCCCGATGTCTTCGGGCTCCTGATCGAGGCGGTCGAGAGTGACCATGAGTGGGAACCGGCCGGCGAGCTGGCCCATGGCGACCATCACACCCCGCTCACAAGAGTCTCGTAG